A DNA window from Delphinus delphis chromosome 6, mDelDel1.2, whole genome shotgun sequence contains the following coding sequences:
- the BARHL1 gene encoding barH-like 1 homeobox protein, which yields MEGSNGFGIDSILSHRAGSPALPKGDPLLGDCRSPLELSPRSESSSDCSSPASPGRDCLETGAPRPGGASGPGLDSHLQPGQLSAPAQSRTVTSSFLIRDILADCKPLAACAPYSSSGQPAAPEPGGRLAAKAGEDFREKLDRSSSNASSDSEYKVKEEGDREISSSRDSPPVRLKKPRKARTAFTDHQLAQLERSFERQKYLSVQDRMELAASLNLTDTQVKTWYQNRRTKWKRQTAVGLELLAEAGNYSALQRMFPSPYFYPQSLVSNLDPGAALYLYRGPSAPPPALQRPLVPRILIHGLQGASEPPPPLPPLAGVLPRAAQPR from the exons ATGGAAGGCTCCAATGGCTTTGGGATCGACTCCATTCTCTCCCACCGAGCGGGCAGCCCCGCCCTTCCCAAGGGGGACCCCTTGCTCGGGGACTGCCGCTCGCCCCTGGAGCTGAGTCCGCGCTCGGAGAGCAGCAGCGACTGCTCTTCACCAGCCTCGCCAGGAAGGGACTGTTTGGAGACGGGCGCCCCACGGCCTGGCGGGGCTTCGGGCCCAGGTTTGGACTCCCACCTGCAGCCTGGGCAGCTCTCAGCCCCAGCCCAGTCTCGCACCGTGACCTCCTCCTTTCTGATCAGGGACATCCTTGCTGACTGCAAACCACTCGCGGCCTGTGCACCCTACTCTAGCAGCGGGCAGCCAGCCGCTCCTGAGCCTGGGGGCCGTCTTGCGGCCAAGGCTGGGGAGGACTTTAGAGAAAAGCTGGACAGAAGTAGCAGCAACGCCTCATCGGACTCTGAGTATAAAG TGAAGGAGGAGGGCGACCGGGAGATCTCCAGCTCGAGGGACAGTCCCCCGGTGCGCCTGAAAAAGCCACGCAAGGCACGCACGGCCTTCACCGACCATCAGCTGGCGCAGCTGGAGCGCAGCTTTGAGAGGCAGAAGTACCTGAGCGTGCAGGACCGCATGGAGCTCGCAGCCTCGCTCAACCTCACCGACACGCAGGTCAAGACCTGGTACCAGAACCGCAG GACTAAATGGAAGCGACAGACGGCCGTCGGGTTGGAGCTGCTGGCGGAGGCAGGCAATTACTCAGCGCTCCAGCGGATGTTCCCGTCGCCTTATTTCTACCCGCAGAGTCTGGTTTCCAACCTGGATCCCGGCGCCGCGCTGTATCTGTACCGCGGGCCCAGCGCGCCGCCGCCCGCCCTGCAGAGACCTCTGGTGCCCCGCATCCTCATCCACGGACTCCAGGGCGCCAGCGAGCCGCCCCCGCCGCTGCCTCCGCTGGCCGGCGTCCTCCCGCGGGCCGCGCAGCCTCGGTGA